CGCGGGCTCACGTACCCGTCCTGCGACTGCACGAGGTGCAGCAGCGGCAGCAGCGCCGAGCGCTCCTGCGGGTAGCGCGCCTTGATCGCGGTCGCGTCGGCCTCGAGCCGGGCGAGCGTCTCGTCGTCGTACGACGCGGCGTGCACCTGACCCGGCTCGCGCGGGACCAGCTCCTCGACGGACATCAGCGGTCCACCCCTCCGAGCACCGGGTCGATCGACGCGACGGCGACGACCACGTCGGCCACCTGCCCGCCCTCGCACACGATCGACGTCGCCTGCAGGTTGTTGAAGCTCGGGTCGCGGAAGTGCGCGCGGTACGGGCGCGTGCCGCCGTCCGAGACGAGGTGCACGCCGAGCTCGCCGCGCGGGTGCTCGACCGTCTGCCACACCTGGCCGGCCGGCACGCGGAAGCCCTCGGTCACCAGCTTGAAGTGGTGGATCAGGGCCTCCATCGAGGTGCCCATGATCTCCTTGATGTGCGCGAGCGAGTTGCCCATGCCGTCCGAGCCGATCGCGAGCTGCGCGGGCCACGCGATCTTCTTGTCCTCGACCATGACCGGGCCGGGGTTCTTCTCGAGCCGGTCGAGCGCCTGCCGGGCGATCTTGATGGACTGGTAGATCTCCTCGAGGCGCACCTCGACGCGACCCCACGCGTCCTCGCTCGTCACGGTCGGGACGTCGAAGTCGTACGTCTCGTAGCCGCTGTAGGGGGCGGCCTTGCGCACGTCGTACGGCAGGCCGGCCGAGCGCAGCATCGGGCCCGTGATCCCGAGGGCCATGCAGCCCGCGAGGTTGAGGACGCCGACGTCCTTCAGGCGCAGGTGCAGGATCGGGTTGGCCAGCATGAGGTCCTCGAGCTGGCGCAGGTAGTGCTCGACGTTCTTGAGCGCCTCGCGCGTCGCCTCGACGCCGCCCGCGGGCACGTCCTGCGCGACACCGCCGGGGCGGATGTACGCGTGGTTCATGCGCAGGCCGGAGATCAGCTCGAAGATCTTGAGCAGCTCCTCGCGCGCCGTGAACCCGACGGTCATGATCGTCGTCGCGCCCAGCTCGTTGCCGCCGGTCGCGAGGCACACGAGGTGGCTCGTGATGCGGTTGAGCTCCATCATCAGGACACGGATGACGCTCGCGCGCTCCGGGACGTCGTCCGTGACGCCCAGCAGCTTCTCCACGGCGAGGCAGTACGCGGCCTCCTGGAACAGGGGCGCCACGTAGTCCATGCGCGTGCAGAACGTCACGCCCTGGGTCCAGGTGCGGAAC
The sequence above is a segment of the Cellulomonas palmilytica genome. Coding sequences within it:
- a CDS encoding NADH-quinone oxidoreductase subunit D translates to MSTTRPAPHAPRATSGIVDDETTGIPSFEASGGDWSDIAEEAARLGEERIVVNMGPQHPSTHGVLRLMLEIDGETVTEARAGIGYLHTGIEKNMEFRTWTQGVTFCTRMDYVAPLFQEAAYCLAVEKLLGVTDDVPERASVIRVLMMELNRITSHLVCLATGGNELGATTIMTVGFTAREELLKIFELISGLRMNHAYIRPGGVAQDVPAGGVEATREALKNVEHYLRQLEDLMLANPILHLRLKDVGVLNLAGCMALGITGPMLRSAGLPYDVRKAAPYSGYETYDFDVPTVTSEDAWGRVEVRLEEIYQSIKIARQALDRLEKNPGPVMVEDKKIAWPAQLAIGSDGMGNSLAHIKEIMGTSMEALIHHFKLVTEGFRVPAGQVWQTVEHPRGELGVHLVSDGGTRPYRAHFRDPSFNNLQATSIVCEGGQVADVVVAVASIDPVLGGVDR